A window of bacterium contains these coding sequences:
- the traF gene encoding conjugal transfer protein TraF, which translates to MREVKKLLVVFVLAIAVLLLANGISASPPTPSKIGGGIMGANASIVAMGGAGVALCDNPYAPFWNPAGLALLKGFHMPFSISARVENVDTIDDWEKLADIADNAENNEVTLDDLNDARDILIKTNNKTVSAEITPFFALSGNRFALTGYGTIIGQGVVKYSNGPDPNNPGQNLERAELPLGAYYLYNLCFSFAGGEGNRLWGLNIRSIRGRYKGYAAEVNHTYTTDINTGDVFSQTTESPDISSSALGLDYGLLWLGKNGTRYGLMLRNINSPKLFSGANELKLDMDMDVGVAKVYPNGIVTAQWTNMFTKGRLDLGGEVRLGILAFRAGILDGGFVWGIGLGKGNFRLDVTSGKTIEEKVALSLSLF; encoded by the coding sequence ATGAGAGAAGTGAAAAAGTTGCTTGTAGTTTTTGTGTTGGCTATAGCGGTGCTTCTTTTGGCTAATGGCATTAGCGCCTCACCCCCTACTCCTTCCAAAATAGGGGGAGGGATTATGGGCGCTAATGCAAGTATCGTCGCTATGGGAGGCGCGGGCGTTGCGCTCTGCGATAACCCCTATGCCCCATTCTGGAACCCAGCGGGATTGGCGCTTCTGAAGGGTTTTCATATGCCTTTCAGCATTTCCGCAAGAGTTGAGAATGTAGATACAATTGATGATTGGGAAAAATTGGCAGATATAGCGGATAATGCAGAAAATAACGAAGTTACACTTGATGACCTTAATGACGCCAGGGATATTCTCATAAAAACTAATAACAAAACAGTTTCAGCAGAAATCACGCCTTTCTTCGCTCTTTCGGGCAATCGCTTCGCTCTTACTGGATATGGAACCATTATAGGACAAGGAGTAGTTAAATATTCAAATGGTCCTGACCCCAATAACCCAGGACAAAATCTTGAAAGAGCCGAGTTGCCTCTCGGAGCGTACTATCTATATAACCTTTGCTTTTCATTTGCTGGTGGGGAAGGCAATCGCCTATGGGGGCTAAATATCCGCTCAATACGCGGAAGATATAAAGGATATGCTGCTGAGGTCAATCACACATATACCACTGATATAAACACTGGAGACGTATTTTCACAAACCACAGAATCTCCCGATATATCAAGCTCGGCGCTGGGGCTGGATTATGGGCTTCTTTGGCTCGGGAAAAATGGGACGAGATATGGTTTGATGTTGAGGAATATCAATTCACCAAAGCTTTTTTCGGGAGCAAACGAGCTTAAGCTTGATATGGATATGGATGTCGGTGTGGCTAAGGTATATCCAAATGGGATAGTCACAGCCCAGTGGACGAATATGTTTACGAAAGGGAGGTTAGATTTGGGTGGAGAGGTTAGATTGGGGATATTGGCGTTTAGGGCTGGCATTTTGGATGGAGGATTCGTTTGGGGGATTGGATTGGGGAAAGGGAA
- a CDS encoding DUF1727 domain-containing protein, translating to MRKFIASLVAKSLTKSLRAFQLGGRTALPGFLAEKIFPSLLSELRENFSKGIILITGTNGKTTTARLVTNVLKAKGYRVIHNFTGSNLTRGILGQILINYSLQWASHGHLGYYKCLNCGFQRTNLDISALSICTALDIELKSTIDVLSEATPDFGRLERFKVDSKECILLLAENPAGFSINIDTVKREKRKKNFLIILNDNLADGTDTSWIWNVDFESLKDEDFRFVICSGIRAEDIALRLKYACIPQAKIEIINDVRQAFQRAVALMNDDERLYILPNYTAMLAIRGYLAGEGLLMDFWRSQ from the coding sequence ATGAGGAAATTTATCGCTAGCCTTGTAGCGAAGTCACTCACTAAATCGCTAAGAGCCTTTCAACTGGGAGGGAGAACAGCTCTTCCCGGTTTCTTGGCGGAGAAAATCTTCCCATCCCTTCTTTCCGAACTCCGTGAGAACTTCTCAAAAGGAATCATCCTTATAACCGGGACGAATGGAAAGACTACAACGGCAAGGCTTGTCACTAATGTTCTAAAGGCGAAAGGCTATAGAGTAATCCACAACTTTACGGGTTCAAACCTAACAAGAGGGATATTGGGGCAAATCCTCATAAACTATTCTCTTCAATGGGCAAGCCACGGTCATCTGGGCTATTATAAATGCTTAAATTGCGGTTTCCAAAGAACAAATCTTGACATATCCGCCCTCTCCATCTGCACTGCTTTGGATATTGAACTGAAATCAACAATTGATGTGTTGAGTGAGGCTACGCCGGATTTTGGAAGATTGGAGAGATTCAAAGTTGATTCAAAAGAATGTATCCTTCTTCTTGCGGAGAATCCCGCTGGCTTCTCCATAAATATTGATACAGTCAAAAGAGAGAAGAGAAAGAAGAACTTCCTAATCATTTTGAACGATAATCTCGCCGATGGAACGGATACATCCTGGATTTGGAATGTTGATTTTGAGAGCTTAAAGGACGAGGATTTTCGCTTTGTTATATGCTCGGGGATAAGGGCTGAGGATATTGCTCTTCGCTTAAAATACGCTTGCATCCCTCAAGCTAAAATTGAGATAATAAACGATGTAAGACAAGCCTTTCAAAGGGCGGTCGCACTTATGAACGATGACGAGCGTCTTTATATCCTTCCCAACTACACCGCTATGCTGGCAATAAGGGGTTATTTGGCGGGAGAAGGACTTCTAATGGATTTTTGGAGGTCTCAATGA
- a CDS encoding glutamine amidotransferase — MRIEISYLSPDLMSLYGDVGNVITIIRRCQWRNIKCEIYEVKAGERADFRRADLLFMGGGQDKGQRIVGKDLQNYKEEIKGLVENGLPALLICGGYQLFGKYSKTKDGVYIPGIDVLDIWAVGGERRMIGNVVIESLLFDQLVGFENHSGRTFLGEKVKPLGKIVKGYGNNGRDKLEEAIYKNVLGTYLHGPFLPQVADWLIAKALSYRYKDYKEEISLEPMDETLEHLAHNSQERRAYTAKTLHI, encoded by the coding sequence ATGAGGATAGAAATCTCCTACCTATCTCCCGATTTGATGAGCCTTTACGGAGATGTGGGAAATGTAATAACGATTATCAGACGTTGCCAGTGGAGAAATATAAAATGCGAAATCTATGAGGTTAAGGCAGGGGAAAGAGCGGATTTTAGGCGAGCCGATCTGCTCTTTATGGGTGGAGGACAGGATAAAGGGCAAAGGATAGTGGGAAAAGATTTGCAAAATTATAAGGAGGAGATAAAAGGGCTCGTTGAGAATGGTCTGCCTGCTCTGCTGATCTGCGGTGGCTATCAGCTTTTTGGAAAGTATTCCAAAACGAAAGACGGAGTCTATATCCCGGGAATTGATGTGCTGGATATTTGGGCTGTTGGAGGGGAAAGGAGGATGATTGGAAATGTTGTCATTGAATCCCTTTTGTTCGACCAACTCGTTGGATTTGAGAATCATAGCGGTAGAACATTTCTGGGAGAGAAGGTCAAGCCTCTTGGAAAAATTGTGAAAGGGTATGGAAATAATGGGAGAGACAAGTTAGAGGAAGCGATTTATAAAAATGTGCTCGGAACATATTTACATGGACCTTTTCTTCCCCAGGTTGCGGATTGGCTTATAGCGAAGGCACTTTCCTATCGCTATAAGGACTATAAGGAGGAGATATCACTTGAGCCAATGGATGAGACATTGGAGCATTTAGCTCACAATTCCCAAGAAAGGAGGGCGTATACGGCGAAGACCTTACACATATGA